The genomic interval AAACCTTCGTGCTGGGGATTTGCCCCGCGACTATCTTGCAGAAGATACAGTCTTGCATGTTCTACTCCTACTTGCGGCGGTATTTAGCTATCTGCTGCTCGAAGAGGTCGCCGCCGTGCATGTCGCTGGCCACGATGACCGGGAAGTCCTCCACCTCCAGCCTCATCACGGCCTCGGCTCCCAGCTCGGGATAGGCCACCACCTCCGCTTTCCTCACGGTCTTTGCCAGCAGAGCCCCGGCTCCCCCGTAAGTGACGAAATAGACGGCGCGCTGCTTCTTGATGGCCTCTTTCACCTCCGCCGAGCGCTCGCCCTTGCCTATCATGGCCCCCAGTCCGGCAGCCAGCAGAGCCGGTGTGAAGGCGTCCATGCGCCCGCTGGTGGTGGGGCCGCAGGAGCCGATGACCTGCCCCGGGCGGGCGGGCGTGGGCCCCATGTAGTAGATGGTCTGCCCCTTGATGTCGAAGGGCAAAGGCTGGCCGCTTTTCAGTGCCTCTACCAGCCTTTTATGGGCGGCATCGCGCGCTGTGTAGATGACGCCCGATAGCGAGATGGAGTCTCCGGCGCACAGCTTCTTGCGCATATTGTCTCCGATAGGGGTCTCGATGCTCCAGATAGCCACTACAGCACCACCTCCGCGTGGCGGGCGCTGTGGCACTGGAGATTGATGGCGAGCGGCAAACTGGCGAAGTGGCAGGGGCGGGATTCGGCATGCACCGCGAGAGCAGTCACAATGCCTCCCATCCCCAGCGGCCCGATGCCCAGCTTGTTGACCGCTTCAAGCACCTTCCACTCCAATTCAGCCGTTTCAGGGTCGGAGCTGGGCCAGCCGGCGGGACGCAGCAGCGCGCGCTTGGCCATCAGCATGGCTTTCTCGGCGGTGGCGCCGATACCCAGCCCGATGATTAGGGGCGGGCAGGGGTTGCCGCCGGCCTCTTTGACGGCGCTGACGACGGCATCTGCAATTCCCTGCTCTCCGGCGCCTGGCCTGAGCATGACGAGACGGCTCATGTTCTCGGCGCCGCCTCCCTTGGGCATGAAGCCGATTTTTATTTTATCGCCGGGCGCGACCTCTGTGTGTATAACCGGCGGGGTGTTGTCTCCCGTATTCAGACGTCCTGTAAACGGATGGGTCACCATGGATTTGCGCAGGTAACCCTCTTTATAGCCCTGCCTGATGCCTTCGGCGACGGCAGTATAGAGGTCGCCGCCGGTAAGGTGCACGTCCTGGCCGATGTCCAGGAACACTACCGCCGCGCCGCAGTCCTGGCACAGGGGCAGGTTTTCAGCCTTAGCCAGTTGAGCGTTCTCCAGCAGCCTGTCGAGGGCCTCTTTCCCGATGGGGGAACTCTCGCGCTCGCGGGCTTTTCTAAGTGCTTCAAGCACGTCTGCGCCCAGCTCGAAGTTGGTCTTCTGACACAACCTGGCGACGGCCTGTGTGACTTCCTTTACGTCGATTTCTCTCATGGCGTGGGTTTATTCTAGCACGAAACCCTGGGGAAGGGACAAATGGGAAAATCCCTTTCGGCTTGCCTAAGGCCAGCAAAGGACGGAGAATGTGCCTCCCTACCTCGGGGTCCTCACGTCGTTCCGCCACGGCGGAACTTCCTCAGGACGACACCCTGGAAAATCCCTCGATTAGGGCAAAATGAAAGAAGGCGGGTGTTAATTCCCGCCCTCCGTTCGGATATGCTCGTAAATACCTTAAAAGTTTTATTTCTTGGCGGCGACGAGATCCCGGTATTGTAGCGCGGTCAGCAGAGTCTTGAGTTCATCGGGTTTACCGAGTTGAATGGCTATCACCCAGCCGGTGTTATAAACATCAATAACTAAGGGCTGGATTACCTGACCCTGGAGCATCCATCCTTTTAAAAATTGATTAACTTGAACAATTGTCCCACTGACAGGGCTCGGAGGTCGGCGCTGATTTTAAACCCTTCGATAGTCACGAAACTATCCCCCTGGGCCAGAACGCTACCGACTACAGCGTCCGATATCTTGAATGGTTCACCCAGTATCTTTTCTAGTATGGCAGAAATTCCGACCACCACTATGTTGGCTGATACAGACTTGGCCCATAAGTGATCCTGGGAATACATACGGTCGGTGGCGATTTCACATTCGGTATTGGTACTTTGATAAGCGGGGGTATTGCAGTGGGATGAACGTAAGAAAAACCGGTCGTGGCGGGAGTACTCGTAGTCGGTATGGTTGAGCTTGGGGTGGGTGTAGCCGATGTCGGCGTGGTGGTGGTTGAAGCTGGAGTGGTTGAAGTCGGGGTAGTAGTCGTGGAGGTATTAACATTAGTGGTTGTGTACGTGGTGGTACCGCTGGGAGATTTGCAAGCTGACGGGAGCGAAATAGATGCTATAGCCGCCCCACCCATCGCGAGGCTTACCCGTTTTAAAAACTGCCGTCTGGAAAACTTTGTAACATGAAAGTTGGCCCTGTTTTCTCGATTCCTTTTTCCTTCCCTTCCTGCATCTATCCACCCTCCTTAATCGAGTAAAGGCATATCTCCAACGAGTTCATCCGACTCCCACCCCTTCAAAGAAGCCTCATTTGATTACCAGCCGGTCAATGTCCCCGTTTTAATCTGCGATAGCAGCCAGAAACCGACGAGTATAAGTAAAATACCGGATATATAACGAAGCGGTTTATCCATTTTTTCCATAAACTTGGTGGCTCGTCCCATGCCCAGGCCGAGCATGACCGCCACCAGCGGGGCTACAAAGCCGATAGCGAATACGATTAATATGATAGTTCCTTCCAGCACTTTACCGCGTAGAGCGGCCAACCCCAGAACTATAGGAAGCTGTAACGGAGAGCAGGCGGCGGCGCATCCCGCGGTTGCCAGACCCACGGTGGCTCCAAGAAGCAGCGCACCCAACGTACCGCTGGGAAGTTTTTCTGTAGCTAGCTTAAAGGTGGGAAAGCGCATCGGCAGCCAGTCGAGCGCCGAAAGTCCGAGAATTAAGCAGGCGAAACCGAGAACTTTTTTAACATAAAAACCGAGCCTGCCAGTGGATGCCATAATGTCTCCGCCGGCGAATGCCATAACGGCTCCGAGCGCACCCAAAATGACTATCGAAGAGAGCGCAAATGCCGCGGCGGCGGTAAGCAACTGACCGCGATTCCCGCCCTTACTGGATCCCGTATAACCGAGGATTACCAGCATGGCGGGAAGCCCGCCGCAGCCTGCCGTGGTTGCGGCCGAAGACAGCCCGAAAAGGAAGGAGGCGACCAGCACCGTGAAACCGAACGTCTGACCCTTAAGGATATCCTGAATCCATGCATCCATATTCTTTTCCGTCCTTCAGCGCAAGAATTTGCGGTCGAGATACTGGTTGTAAATAGTGTCCGCCGTGATATTTGATCGCAGAGTTACCGGAAATGCACTCGCAGCCTGGGTAAACAGCTTCATAGTCAGGGTAGGATAGGTCAGGGAATTGTTGGCCGGCAAGATGAATACGCCCACATAAATGCGGTCAGTAGAACGTATTTTATTGGCTGCTTGTACCGTGAGGTTTGTAATGGAGGTATTCAAAGCAGCATCGGGGCAGGGAGTAATGACCATCACAAAGTCGTTGTTTGAGCCATATGCCTCTGATATTGAGGCGATGTTGAGGGGCGTTTCCCCTGTATAAGTGGGCGGCGGATGCGGAATTATTGATGAAGTTTGGTGCGCAGCTTCATACCTTATAGAGGAATTCACGGTCAGTCCGATCGCCACCAGGCCAACGACGATCAACATTACCGTTTTCCACCTGGCCCAGGGAACGACCGGTTTTTGCTCTGAGGGGACTCCGCCCGTGTCGGGAGTGCTGTTCTCGCTCATTTTGCTGCTCCTTCCGTCCATGTTTATTTATACTGTATTCCGCAGACTGACGGCTGGCACTCTGTTTCAAGAAAATGGCGGTCTAGCAAGACACGCAGCCGGGTCCGACGCGCTTGGATTGCTTCAAGCGCATTACGTCTTTTTTAGCTGTCTCGTTGGCTTGCATCTCCTTTTTTACCGCATCGAGCAGATTGGCATAAAATCCGTTGGCACCTGTATCGCGGAGCGAATAAAGAGTATACAGGCCGTCGGTGCGCATATTGAGAAACCCGGCGTCATCTAGAATCTTTAAGTTGCGCGAAGCGCGGGTCTGCGAAATTTCGAGAGCCTGTATCACCTCGCAGACGCAGCATTCCTGGACCATGAGTAAGTTCAGTATACGGAGCCGGGTCTCGTCGGATAGAGCCTGGGCTGCGCGTGTCAGTTGTTTCATGTAGACCTCTCTTTATCCGGTTTAACCCGGCCTCAAGCCTCGAGCGCCTGCTTCAGTTCTTCGTACTTCATGTATTTTTGCTGGGAGATGATATTACCGTCGATGCTGATAATGGGTAAGATGCCAACGCCTTTGGCCTTTATCATCTGCAAGATGTCCAGGTTCTGGCGGTATACGTCCAGGTTGTGCGACATATTGGCGCGCTGAATTTGCATTTCCGGGTAGTCTTTTTTCAGTTTCTTGAGCGTGTCGGCGAATTCTACCAGAATCTTGTCCGGTTCAACCCCGCAGACGCCCGAATCGCAGCACATAGTCCCTTCAAAAATCGCTAATTTCTTGTGTTTCATTCTACTATATCCCCTATTTGGAAAATTTTGTTATTCACCTATATGCGCATTAACGCCTGCAATATAGTAAATCAATGGACAGAATAAAGTCAATAGGTTGTCAGATACAGCGTAAAATATTATTTGGGATAATATCATGAAAGACGGAAGGTAGGTATAGTGAAGGGTTGGTGGAGTCTTATTCCGGATGTTTGAGCCTGTTAAGCTTGGATTGACTTCCGGGGCTCTGTCGCTCCACCATCGATTGGGAAAAAGCACGGCTCTGACATGCTCCCGCTTTTTTAGCACCTTGGCATGAGGTAAACAGAAAGAGCGGGTTTTATCCCGCCCTGCGATTGAGAACCTCACTTGATAAATCTGGTGCTTACTTGTTGCAGCAATCCTCGGAAACCGGGGTGGCGGTAGTTTGGGCGGCTGCTCCTCCAGAACAGCAACCGGCCGCTACGGGAGCTGTTGTTGTGCAGCAGGGAGGGGTGGCATCAAGCTGTGTGGTTCCTGAACGGAAGAGTCCTCCGGCGAGGACAGGCGCGGCAAATAACCCGATGCCTGCCACAATGGCAACAGCCACGATAACAGCCACCAGTATTTTTTTCATTTTTCCTCCCTCTTTGTAATTTCGTTTAGTATAGTCTCGCTTTGCGTGAGATGCAACTAGGCTTGAGTCTGGTCAATCAGCCGGATTTACTTCAACAATCAGGCTCAACGCTCATCTGGTTTTGAATTTCAGATAGTACAGCAGCCCGGCGATGCTCTTGGCGTCCTGGATGCCGCCTTTATGGATAAGCTCGACAGCCTCGACAAGCGGCATCTTGACCACTTTTATCTCTTCAGTATCATCCGCTATTAGGCGCGCGGGCGCGAGCTCCGTCGCCAGGAAAAGGTGCAAATATTCGCTGGCGTATCCTGGGGCCGAATAAAACCCTCCCAGGGCCTCCAGCTTGCCGGGGGCATAACCGGTCTCTTCCTGCATCTCGCGGTGGGCGGTTTCCTCAGGGGTCTCGCCGAGGTCGATGCCTCCGGCGGGAATTTCAAGCAACTCCTTGTTTGCCGCGTGTCTGAACTGACGCACTAAAAGCACGTTCTTCGCTTCGTCTATGGCTACTATGGCCACCGCGCCGTTGTGCTCTATCACCTCGCGCACGGTCTCTTTACCCGAGGGCAGCACGACGCCATCCACGCGCAGGCGGATATTGTGCCCCTTATAGACGTAGCGGCTGGAGATCGTGCGGTAGTCCTTCACGGCTGCTTGACCCGGTATATGAGGGCGGCTTCGTCGCAGTTGGGGAACTTGGGGCAGCGGTAGCACTCGCCCCATATTTTGTGGGGTAAAGTGGCCTTGTCCTCTTCCACA from Dehalococcoidia bacterium carries:
- a CDS encoding NUDIX hydrolase, with protein sequence MGRVLPLPQVPQLRRSRPHIPGQAAVKDYRTISSRYVYKGHNIRLRVDGVVLPSGKETVREVIEHNGAVAIVAIDEAKNVLLVRQFRHAANKELLEIPAGGIDLGETPEETAHREMQEETGYAPGKLEALGGFYSAPGYASEYLHLFLATELAPARLIADDTEEIKVVKMPLVEAVELIHKGGIQDAKSIAGLLYYLKFKTR
- a CDS encoding ArsR family transcriptional regulator; its protein translation is MKQLTRAAQALSDETRLRILNLLMVQECCVCEVIQALEISQTRASRNLKILDDAGFLNMRTDGLYTLYSLRDTGANGFYANLLDAVKKEMQANETAKKDVMRLKQSKRVGPGCVSC
- the arsD gene encoding arsenical resistance operon transcriptional repressor ArsD, which encodes MKHKKLAIFEGTMCCDSGVCGVEPDKILVEFADTLKKLKKDYPEMQIQRANMSHNLDVYRQNLDILQMIKAKGVGILPIISIDGNIISQQKYMKYEELKQALEA
- a CDS encoding fumarate hydratase — encoded protein: MREIDVKEVTQAVARLCQKTNFELGADVLEALRKARERESSPIGKEALDRLLENAQLAKAENLPLCQDCGAAVVFLDIGQDVHLTGGDLYTAVAEGIRQGYKEGYLRKSMVTHPFTGRLNTGDNTPPVIHTEVAPGDKIKIGFMPKGGGAENMSRLVMLRPGAGEQGIADAVVSAVKEAGGNPCPPLIIGLGIGATAEKAMLMAKRALLRPAGWPSSDPETAELEWKVLEAVNKLGIGPLGMGGIVTALAVHAESRPCHFASLPLAINLQCHSARHAEVVL
- a CDS encoding Fe-S-containing hydro-lyase, whose amino-acid sequence is MAIWSIETPIGDNMRKKLCAGDSISLSGVIYTARDAAHKRLVEALKSGQPLPFDIKGQTIYYMGPTPARPGQVIGSCGPTTSGRMDAFTPALLAAGLGAMIGKGERSAEVKEAIKKQRAVYFVTYGGAGALLAKTVRKAEVVAYPELGAEAVMRLEVEDFPVIVASDMHGGDLFEQQIAKYRRK